A single window of Drosophila suzukii chromosome 3, CBGP_Dsuzu_IsoJpt1.0, whole genome shotgun sequence DNA harbors:
- the fbl gene encoding pantothenate kinase 1 isoform X4, translating into MKVPTRSSKYSFNLKILKLHNDKKPTSPSPPTSPVISAKRNSWRASWRSALGAKGKSLGTPSDDRDPIELEAESGLFERMRCHSTCSSSSCADQMFPAIQIPQGDELMSMPWFGMDIGGTLTKLVYFEPKDITPDEQDREAGILRNIRRYLTKNSAYGKTGHRDTHLQMDNVEIRKRRGSLHFIRFQTTDMGNFLSLAKQKGMAELVTTVCATGGGAFKFEQDFRDQVNMKLAKFDELDTLIKGILFADLHNRTECYYYENARDIL; encoded by the exons ATGAAAGTCCCCACGCGCAGCTCGAAATACTCATtcaatttgaaaatattgaaattgcATAACGATAAGAAACCTACCAGCCCCAGTCCGCCAACCTCACCTGTGATCTCAGCGAAGCGAAACTCATGGCGCGCTTCGTGGCGATCGGCCCTGGGCGCCAAAGGCAAGTCCCTTGGAACGCCCTCAGACGACAGAGATCCCATCGAGCTGGAGGCGGAATCAGGGCTTTTCGAGAGGATGAGGTGCCACAGcacctgctcctcctcctcctgcgcCGATCAAATGTTTCCCGCCATCCAGATTCCTCAAGGCGACGAACTCATGT CGATGCCATGGTTCGGCATGGACATCGGCGGAACCCTCACGAAGTTGGTCTACTTCGAGCCCAAGGATATAACGCCGGATGAGCAGGATCGCGAGGCTGGTATCTTGCGAAATATACGGCGCTACTTAACCAAAAACTCGGCATACGGCAAAACCGGACATCGAGATACGCACCTACAG ATGGACAATGTCGAGATACGTAAGAGACGTGGCTCCTTGCATTTCATTCGCTTCCAGACCACCGACATGGGCAACTTCCTGTCGCTGGCCAAGCAGAAGGGCATGGCTGAGCTGGTGACCACGGTTTGCGCGACCGGCGGCGGAGCCTTCAAGTTCGAGCAGGATTTCCGTGATCAAGTCAACATGAAGCTGGCCAAATTCGACGAGCTGGACACGCTCATCAAGGGCATCCTCTTCGCCGACCTGCACAATCGCACCGAGTGCTATTACTACGAAAACGCACGTGACATTCTGTAA
- the LOC108005821 gene encoding charged multivesicular body protein 7, with protein sequence MSLASGDQENGAGQFRFPESWKDNARMQVQFAMFRSRHLGTEDYDGKMKFWKDLIAKYLKFSGRPIFSLRDLQLQFMRGDQLPACLDTVISDMQQTKQIRSRSEFEHDPANSWSGWLVNSLVKRPLSWSWSKIKHSVVGEDLEASSLLEWIHLDVLNSTCDLITEKVLSENSGKLLHFEAFKSLCKAQQVRIHSDKDFCVCLLALNVRQIVGLEFKVEKGQRQIHLIKIPKKDGDDLNISQEDHAVHNLQNTQAQLLKQLEELEEDIKVNDEKARQYLKENKRQLAKTYLRKRHLLEKNHERRSLALHNIESLLCSVDEAQNSGVVLDAYKIGSNTLKKVLSDSGLKYDNVDEVLADVQDTLDQHREVQDVLSTSVVEGASQEEDQLERELRELCGESSQSTFGPLINNNEKPEVVITDEEMIAMLQDLEVEDGTVSQMSTRTAKAIQGL encoded by the exons ATGAGCCTTGCAAGCGGTGACCAGGAGAATGGAGCGGGTCAATTCAGATTTCCTGAGAGCTGGAAGGACAATGCCAGAATGCAGGTGCAGTTCGCTATGTTTCGATCGCGACACCTGGGCACCGAGGACTACGACGGAAAAATGAAATTCTGGAAGGACCTGATCGCGAAGTACTTAAAGTTTTCCGGCAGACCCATCTTCAGTCTACGGGATCTGCAACTGCAGTTTATGCGGGGTGACCAATTGCCCGCCTGTTTGGACACAGTGATATCCGATATGCAGCAGACGAAACAGATCCGGTCTCGCAGTGAATTCGAACATGATCCGGCGAATTCCTGGAGCGGCTGGCTGGTCAACAGCCTGGTAAAGCGACCCCTCTCGTGGAGCTGGTCCAAGATCAAGCACAGCGTGGTGGGGGAGGACCTGGAGGCTTCCTCTTTACTGGAATGGATTCACCTTGATGTCTTAAAC AGCACTTGCGACCTCATAACCGAAAAAGTCTTATCGGAAAACAGCGGAAAACTCCTGCATTTCGAGGCCTTCAAGTCCCTTTGCAAGGCTCAACAAGTGCGCATCCATTCAGACAAAGATTTCTGCGTTTGCTTGCTGGCCTTAAATGTTCGCCAAATCGTTGGTCTGGAATTTAAGGTGGAAAAGGGACAACGCCAAATTCACTTGATCAAAATTCCAA AAAAAGACGGCGATGATCTCAACATAAGCCAAGAAGATCATGCCGTCCACAATCTCCAGAATACGCAGGCCCAGTTACTCAAGCAATTAGAAGAATTGGAAGAAGATATCAAGGTAAACGATGAAAAAGCACGTCAGTACTTGAAGGAAAACAAGCGGCAATTGGCCAAGACGTACCTACGAAAAAGGCATTTATTGGAGAAGAATCATG AACGTCGCAGCCTTGCTTTGCACAACATCGAATCCCTTTTGTGCAGCGTGGATGAGGCTCAAAACAGTGGCGTTGTGCTAGACGCCTACAAAATTGGCTCAAATACCCTTAAGAAGGTGCTTTCGGATTCTGGCTTGAAGTACGACAATGTCGACGAAGTTCTGGCCGATGTGCAGGATACTCTCGACCAGCACCGAGAAGTGCAGGATGTCTTGTCCACTAGCGTTGTCGAGGGAGCGAGCCAAGAGGAGGATCAACTGGAACGGGAATTGCGGGAACTGTGCGGCGAATCATCGCAATCTACCTTCGGACCACTCATCAATAACAACGAAAAACCGGAGGTTGTGATCACTGATGAAGAGATGATTGCCATGCTCCAAGATCTGGAGGTTGAGGATGGAACTGTGTCCCAAATGAGTACCAGAACCGCGAAAGCTATACAGGGCCTTTAA